The Shewanella zhangzhouensis genome has a window encoding:
- the aguA gene encoding agmatine deiminase, which yields MSINTINSTPASDGFTMPAEWAHQQAVWMIWPYRTDNWREAGRFAQATFAKVADAIGGATPVFMGVPAEFMDKARAIMPAHVTLVEMNSDDCWARDTGPTVVTNAAGECRGIDWGFNAWGGHKGGLYYPWDQDEKVAAQMLAQHGMDRYQAPLILEGGSIHVDGEGTCLTTAECLLNENRNPHLTKEQIEAHLRDYLGVTSFIWLGDGVYMDETDGHIDNICCFVRPGEVALHWTDDVNDPQYERSVAALKVLEAAVDAKGRKLKVWKLPQPGPLYCTEEESAGVESGTGVPREAEGRLAGSYVNFLITNDRIVYPLLDEATDGEAQRILEDIFPEHKVIGVPAREILLGGGNIHCITQQIPSGK from the coding sequence ATGAGCATCAACACCATTAACTCTACTCCCGCCAGTGATGGCTTCACCATGCCAGCCGAATGGGCACACCAGCAGGCTGTTTGGATGATTTGGCCCTATCGCACCGATAACTGGCGCGAAGCCGGTCGCTTCGCCCAGGCGACCTTCGCCAAGGTGGCCGATGCCATTGGCGGCGCCACACCTGTGTTTATGGGGGTGCCAGCCGAGTTTATGGACAAGGCCCGCGCCATCATGCCCGCCCACGTGACCCTGGTTGAGATGAACAGTGATGACTGCTGGGCCCGCGACACAGGCCCAACCGTAGTCACCAACGCCGCCGGCGAGTGCCGCGGTATCGATTGGGGCTTCAATGCCTGGGGCGGCCACAAGGGCGGCCTCTACTACCCGTGGGATCAGGATGAGAAAGTGGCAGCCCAGATGCTCGCCCAGCACGGCATGGACAGATACCAGGCGCCGCTTATCCTCGAAGGCGGCTCTATCCACGTGGACGGTGAAGGCACCTGTCTCACCACCGCCGAGTGCCTGCTGAACGAAAACCGCAATCCACACCTGACCAAAGAGCAAATCGAAGCGCACCTGCGCGACTATCTTGGCGTGACCAGCTTTATCTGGCTGGGTGACGGCGTTTACATGGACGAGACCGATGGACACATCGACAACATCTGCTGTTTTGTGCGCCCCGGCGAAGTAGCACTGCACTGGACCGACGATGTGAACGACCCGCAGTACGAACGCTCTGTTGCCGCGCTCAAGGTGCTGGAAGCCGCCGTGGATGCCAAGGGCCGTAAACTCAAGGTATGGAAGCTGCCTCAGCCAGGCCCGCTGTACTGCACCGAAGAAGAGTCTGCCGGCGTCGAGAGCGGCACCGGCGTGCCCCGTGAGGCCGAAGGTCGTCTGGCCGGTTCCTACGTGAACTTCCTTATCACCAACGACCGTATCGTCTACCCGCTTTTGGACGAAGCCACCGACGGTGAAGCTCAGCGCATTCTGGAAGACATCTTCCCTGAGCATAAGGTTATCGGCGTCCCGGCCCGTGAGATCCTGCTTGGCGGTGGTAATATCCACTGCATTACTCAGCAGATCCCATCCGGCAAATAA
- a CDS encoding amidase, protein MFEVTEVSIATLRAALESGRTTAVELVKAYLARIEAFDGPDTDTKLNAVVVHNPDALKEAEASDARRARGEPLGPLDGIPYTAKDSYLVKGLTAASGSPAFKDLVAQRDAFTVERLRANGAICLGKTNMPPMANGGMQRGVYGRAESPYNGDYLTAPFASGSSNGAGTATAASFCAFGLAEETWSSGRGPASNNGLCAYTPSRGVISVRGNWPLTPTMDVVVPYARTMADLLEVLDVVVADDNDTRGDLWRMQPWVSIPKASEVRPESYLALASGAESLKGKRFGVPKMFINKDELAGTSENPGIGGPTGQRIHTRDSVIALWEQARAALEAAGAEVIEVDFPLVSNCEGDRPGAPTVFNRGIVTPEFLHDELWELSGWAFDDFLRANGDPKLNKLEDVDGPKIFPHDPGTLPNREGDLAAGMDEYVNMAKRGIKPWNEIATVPDGLRGLEKTRKLDLEDWMDALKLDAVLFPTVADVGPADADVNPASADIAWSNGVWVANGNLAIRHLGVPTVTVPMGVMADIGMPVGLTFAGRAYDDNALLSLASAFESTGNKRQIPPRTPKLS, encoded by the coding sequence ATGTTCGAAGTAACCGAAGTTTCCATTGCAACGCTTCGCGCCGCGCTCGAGTCCGGCCGCACCACAGCGGTCGAACTGGTTAAAGCCTATCTTGCCCGCATCGAGGCCTTTGATGGCCCCGATACCGACACCAAACTCAATGCGGTGGTGGTGCACAACCCCGATGCCCTTAAAGAAGCCGAAGCATCCGATGCGCGCCGCGCCCGTGGCGAGCCCCTGGGGCCGCTCGATGGCATCCCCTACACCGCCAAAGACAGCTATCTGGTTAAGGGTTTGACCGCCGCCTCCGGCAGCCCGGCCTTTAAAGATTTGGTTGCCCAGCGCGATGCCTTCACCGTAGAGCGTCTGCGCGCCAATGGCGCCATCTGCCTTGGCAAAACCAATATGCCGCCCATGGCCAATGGCGGCATGCAGCGCGGTGTGTATGGCCGCGCCGAAAGCCCCTATAACGGCGACTACCTGACCGCACCCTTCGCCTCCGGCTCCTCCAATGGCGCCGGTACCGCCACCGCTGCCAGCTTTTGCGCCTTTGGCCTTGCCGAAGAAACCTGGTCCAGCGGCCGCGGCCCTGCTTCCAACAACGGCCTGTGCGCCTACACCCCGTCCCGCGGCGTGATTTCGGTGCGTGGCAATTGGCCACTGACCCCCACCATGGACGTTGTCGTGCCTTATGCCCGCACCATGGCAGATTTGCTTGAGGTGCTGGATGTGGTGGTAGCCGACGATAATGATACCCGCGGCGATCTGTGGCGCATGCAGCCCTGGGTAAGCATCCCCAAGGCCTCTGAAGTGCGCCCCGAGTCGTATCTCGCCCTAGCCTCTGGCGCTGAAAGCCTCAAAGGCAAGCGCTTTGGTGTGCCCAAGATGTTTATCAATAAGGATGAACTCGCCGGCACCAGCGAAAACCCAGGTATTGGCGGCCCGACCGGTCAGCGCATTCATACCCGTGACTCTGTGATTGCCCTGTGGGAGCAGGCACGAGCGGCGCTGGAAGCCGCCGGCGCCGAAGTGATTGAAGTGGACTTCCCGCTGGTGTCCAACTGCGAAGGCGATCGCCCCGGCGCGCCAACCGTGTTCAATCGCGGCATAGTCACCCCAGAGTTTTTGCACGACGAGCTGTGGGAGCTCTCCGGCTGGGCCTTTGATGACTTCCTGCGTGCCAATGGTGACCCCAAGCTCAATAAGCTTGAGGACGTGGATGGACCCAAGATTTTCCCCCATGACCCTGGCACACTGCCAAACCGCGAGGGCGACCTTGCCGCCGGTATGGATGAGTACGTCAACATGGCCAAGCGCGGCATCAAGCCGTGGAATGAGATTGCCACAGTGCCCGACGGTCTGCGCGGCCTTGAAAAGACCCGCAAGCTTGACCTTGAAGACTGGATGGATGCGCTTAAGCTCGATGCCGTGCTCTTCCCCACCGTGGCCGATGTGGGCCCTGCCGATGCCGATGTGAACCCGGCTTCTGCCGATATCGCCTGGAGCAACGGCGTTTGGGTAGCCAATGGCAACCTCGCCATCCGTCACCTGGGCGTACCCACAGTGACTGTCCCCATGGGTGTGATGGCGGATATCGGTATGCCTGTGGGTCTGACGTTTGCTGGCCGAGCCTACGATGACAACGCGCTGCTGAGCCTGGCTTCGGCGTTTGAATCCACCGGTAACAAACGCCAAATACCACCACGCACCCCTAAGCTATCCTGA
- a CDS encoding helicase HerA-like domain-containing protein has product MNSILLGGNGNTQVVLNAAMANRHGLISGATGTGKTISLQLLAESFSELGVPCFVADVKGDLSGLAAAGKDNPKISERCNHIGMAVPNFSAKPTLFWDIYGQRGLQARTTISEMGPLLLSSLLELNDTQTGVLYSCFAFADDEGMLLLDLKDLRALLGFMANKGNSLSGNYGNISTASIGAIQRKLLVLEEQGADAFFTEPALELGDLMQNDFSGKGVISLLDVTRLIHQAPKLYATFLFWLLSELFENLPEVGDADKPKLVLFFDEAHLLFNDAPKVLVDKIEQVVRLIRSKGVGVFFISQSPMDIPPNILGQLGCRIQHALRAFTPKDQKSIRAVAENFRPNPNFSTAEVITTLGVGEALVSVLDNKGAPTQVERVLICPPASRIGPISDEERLALLARSPLKNKYQETVDRESAFEILSQRVNAAQTSSKPNVAKKPSSRQSDNAAEAFFKSLARAVGSKLGQSLVRGILGSLKR; this is encoded by the coding sequence ATGAATTCCATTCTTCTCGGTGGCAATGGCAATACCCAGGTTGTTCTCAACGCGGCCATGGCAAACCGCCATGGCCTTATCTCCGGGGCAACAGGGACCGGCAAGACCATCAGCCTGCAGCTGCTGGCGGAATCCTTTTCCGAGCTTGGCGTGCCTTGCTTTGTGGCAGACGTAAAAGGCGACCTCAGTGGCCTGGCTGCAGCAGGTAAAGACAACCCCAAAATTTCAGAACGCTGCAATCACATTGGCATGGCCGTACCCAACTTTTCTGCCAAGCCAACGCTTTTTTGGGACATCTACGGCCAGCGTGGCCTTCAGGCCCGTACCACCATCAGTGAAATGGGGCCGCTACTGCTTTCGAGCCTGCTGGAGCTGAACGATACCCAAACCGGTGTGCTCTATAGCTGCTTTGCCTTTGCCGACGATGAAGGCATGTTGCTGCTCGATCTCAAGGATTTGCGGGCGCTGCTTGGGTTTATGGCCAACAAAGGCAATAGCCTGTCGGGCAATTACGGCAATATCAGCACTGCCAGCATAGGCGCCATTCAAAGAAAACTGCTGGTACTGGAAGAACAGGGAGCCGATGCCTTTTTTACCGAACCGGCACTGGAGCTCGGCGACCTGATGCAAAACGATTTTTCCGGCAAGGGGGTTATCAGTCTGCTGGATGTGACACGGCTTATCCATCAGGCTCCCAAACTCTATGCCACCTTCCTGTTTTGGCTGCTCTCTGAGCTGTTTGAAAACCTGCCCGAGGTTGGCGATGCCGACAAACCCAAACTGGTGCTCTTTTTCGATGAGGCGCACCTGCTGTTTAATGATGCGCCCAAGGTACTGGTTGATAAAATTGAACAGGTGGTGCGGCTAATTCGCTCTAAGGGTGTGGGGGTGTTTTTTATCAGCCAAAGCCCCATGGATATTCCGCCGAATATTCTTGGCCAATTGGGCTGTCGAATTCAGCACGCTCTCAGGGCCTTTACCCCCAAAGATCAAAAAAGCATTCGGGCCGTCGCCGAGAATTTCAGACCCAACCCGAATTTTTCCACCGCCGAAGTGATAACGACCCTGGGCGTTGGTGAAGCCCTGGTATCTGTGCTGGATAACAAAGGTGCACCAACACAGGTAGAGCGGGTACTTATCTGCCCTCCTGCCTCCCGCATCGGCCCCATATCCGATGAAGAGCGTCTGGCACTGCTTGCACGCTCGCCGCTGAAAAACAAATATCAGGAAACCGTGGACAGGGAATCCGCCTTCGAAATCCTGTCACAGCGCGTTAATGCAGCCCAAACGTCATCCAAACCGAACGTGGCGAAAAAGCCATCCTCTCGGCAAAGCGATAACGCAGCCGAAGCCTTTTTCAAGAGTCTCGCCCGGGCCGTGGGCTCGAAGCTTGGGCAGAGTCTGGTGCGGGGAATATTGGGCTCACTCAAACGCTGA
- a CDS encoding tRNA/rRNA methyltransferase: MNNPKSQQRVSRRQSPSANASSPWQKQSHGKPSSGRKRSDAQDDMRPARAERYQGRNQQERTQGDKGSAVEQAQGKEGRERKGADRSSGKGRFDRNPGSGRTERRDSYQHREDMRGEATRREAPRREPAHRASGAQAGFDGKDQRLNETRLYGINACRETFKLRSDEVIKLYLDEETAPKFADVMKYLARNRKAYHVVDADELEKIAGSQHHGGVVMVVRRKPVQDMAAYLAANTAKSRDCLLALDGVGNPHNLGAIMRSCAHFGVAGIVMTEAGLLQSGAAARTAEGGMEHVEGILCDRLTDALQLCRDAGYSIITTSSHGGESLYRSKLPAKVVVVFGEEMDGVSKAVASRADIGVQIPGTGLVESLNVSVAASLILGEWYRQQG, translated from the coding sequence GTGAACAATCCCAAATCCCAACAGCGCGTTTCCAGGCGTCAATCCCCATCGGCCAACGCATCTTCTCCCTGGCAGAAGCAATCCCACGGCAAGCCGTCATCAGGGCGCAAGCGCAGCGACGCGCAGGATGATATGCGACCCGCCAGAGCCGAGCGCTATCAAGGCCGCAATCAACAGGAGCGCACTCAAGGCGACAAGGGGAGCGCAGTGGAGCAAGCTCAGGGCAAGGAAGGGCGCGAGAGAAAAGGCGCTGACCGAAGCTCGGGTAAGGGACGTTTTGACCGCAACCCAGGTTCAGGCCGGACCGAACGACGCGACTCTTATCAACACAGAGAAGATATGCGCGGAGAAGCTACGCGCCGAGAAGCTCCTCGCCGAGAGCCAGCGCACAGAGCGTCCGGCGCCCAGGCAGGTTTCGATGGCAAGGATCAGCGCCTGAACGAGACCCGCCTCTACGGCATTAATGCCTGCCGAGAAACCTTCAAGCTGCGCAGCGATGAGGTGATTAAGCTGTATCTGGATGAGGAGACTGCGCCCAAGTTTGCCGATGTGATGAAATACCTCGCCAGAAACCGCAAGGCATACCATGTGGTTGACGCCGATGAGCTGGAGAAAATTGCCGGCAGTCAGCATCACGGCGGTGTTGTGATGGTAGTGCGTCGTAAACCGGTACAGGACATGGCGGCCTATTTGGCTGCCAACACTGCTAAATCCCGGGATTGTTTACTTGCCCTCGACGGCGTGGGTAATCCCCACAACCTGGGCGCCATTATGCGCAGTTGTGCCCATTTCGGCGTGGCAGGCATAGTGATGACCGAAGCCGGATTACTTCAGTCCGGTGCTGCCGCCCGCACCGCGGAAGGGGGCATGGAACATGTGGAGGGCATTCTCTGTGACAGGCTGACCGATGCGCTGCAGTTGTGCCGTGATGCCGGTTACAGCATCATCACTACTTCCAGCCATGGTGGTGAGTCTCTCTATCGCAGTAAGCTGCCCGCTAAGGTGGTTGTGGTGTTTGGCGAAGAGATGGACGGTGTGTCCAAGGCGGTGGCGAGCCGCGCCGATATTGGCGTGCAAATTCCGGGTACCGGTTTGGTGGAGTCGCTGAACGTGAGTGTGGCGGCCAGCCTGATATTGGGTGAATGGTATCGCCAGCAGGGCTGA
- the dinB gene encoding DNA polymerase IV, which translates to MRKIIHIDMDCYFAAVEMRDFPQYRGKPLAVGGSSDRRGVISTCNYEARAFGVRSAMASAYALKLCPNLLLVPGRMEVYKAVSQQIREIFSRYTSLIEPLSLDEAYLDVSDCSLYQGSATRIAEAIRSDIFKETGLTASAGVSPIKFVAKVASDLNKPNGQYVVSPDTLIQFVRALPLGKIPGVGKVTEEKLNVLGLKTCADVQQVPLTLLTEHFGKFGAVLYERAHGRDERAIVSHRERKSVGVETTLPKDLHTREACLDVLSSLIPELNRRLGRSASGRRIHKLVVKLKFDDFRQTTIESRAEEPSVRLFESLLSQAFVRAEGRGIRLVGIAAGLVCQSESEQESSAQLALSL; encoded by the coding sequence ATGCGAAAAATCATTCATATCGATATGGACTGCTACTTTGCAGCCGTCGAGATGCGCGATTTTCCACAGTACCGCGGCAAACCACTGGCGGTAGGCGGCAGCAGCGACCGGCGAGGTGTCATCAGCACCTGTAACTATGAAGCCCGCGCCTTTGGTGTGCGCTCTGCCATGGCTTCGGCCTATGCCCTTAAACTGTGCCCCAACCTGCTCCTGGTTCCCGGCCGGATGGAGGTATACAAGGCTGTTTCGCAACAAATACGCGAAATCTTCAGTCGTTATACGTCCCTGATTGAACCTCTGTCGCTGGATGAAGCTTATCTGGATGTGAGTGACTGCAGCTTGTATCAGGGCTCGGCCACCCGTATTGCCGAGGCGATTCGCAGTGACATATTCAAAGAAACCGGCCTGACGGCCTCGGCGGGCGTGAGTCCTATCAAGTTTGTTGCCAAGGTTGCTTCGGATCTCAATAAGCCCAATGGCCAGTATGTGGTGTCGCCCGATACCCTGATACAATTCGTCAGAGCCTTACCCCTGGGTAAGATCCCCGGTGTCGGCAAGGTCACCGAAGAAAAGCTCAATGTGCTGGGACTTAAAACCTGCGCCGATGTACAGCAGGTGCCGCTGACGCTGCTGACAGAGCACTTTGGTAAATTCGGTGCCGTTTTGTACGAAAGGGCACATGGCCGGGATGAGCGGGCCATCGTCTCCCATCGCGAGCGGAAGTCCGTGGGGGTAGAGACCACACTGCCCAAAGACTTGCACACCCGTGAGGCATGCCTGGATGTGCTTTCATCACTCATTCCGGAGCTTAATCGTCGTCTTGGCCGCAGTGCTTCGGGGCGACGTATTCACAAGCTGGTGGTAAAGCTCAAGTTTGATGATTTTCGTCAGACGACCATAGAAAGCCGCGCCGAAGAACCCTCGGTGAGATTATTCGAATCGCTGCTCAGTCAGGCCTTTGTGCGTGCCGAGGGCAGGGGCATTCGCCTGGTGGGAATTGCCGCGGGCCTCGTGTGTCAGAGTGAGTCAGAACAGGAGAGCAGCGCCCAGTTGGCGTTAAGCCTTTAG
- a CDS encoding methyl-accepting chemotaxis protein, producing MGHIKRSLSLQLVLTLVGALAILLALVATFLVRDASQSTRATIDGDINALMEQKSRDIRGYFVAKGQIIHAVFAEPGLVDWFTHYKARGSNLASDAQYQRIVQYFRYFSDKDADIKSVFFGSANTFEYFDLNGRYDGDPNYYTNKRPWWQEALDKGGLFVGDPAVDANDGSISATVKTPVYGANGQLLGIGGMDILIDTIGKSLLAPIKYQGSGQAFLMTGDGKLVYFPGFNESFPPGSAIQKVDNNGSEGFTALGQLMQRQSSGFTDVVYQGNPQRVAFVEVAGDYPKQKWHLAFMLPHEVIEAPVRDAFWNACLMSLGIILLVGVTVWLLLLPLRRQLKSLLGAMDNMASGEGDLSRRIDIQREDELGLMADAFNRFAAKVQQMLRQTRDLTRDVDDGIVEARKICDVAVGAVSRQKAQIDSVAAAAIEMAHTSQEMAASAQRTADFAETAQTQADDGKQIVAEATTGIETLSSRVIEAAAVIKDLRGSSEKIGEVLSVIRNIAEQTNLLALNAAIEAARAGEQGRGFAVVADEVRTLASRTQDSTANIQGIIQRLQQSAMEAESVMEAGVNDAKRGQLLTSQVQDSLGKITDAIGAILQQTTEITVAIGQQAVVADEVAQNVENVRGLSDDSHSASQELAGSLKAFEQLTHALSGNISQFRV from the coding sequence ATGGGACATATCAAACGTTCTTTGAGCCTACAGCTTGTACTGACGCTGGTTGGCGCTCTGGCGATATTGCTGGCGCTGGTCGCAACCTTTTTGGTGCGTGATGCCAGCCAATCCACCCGCGCCACCATTGATGGCGACATCAATGCGCTGATGGAGCAAAAAAGCCGCGACATTCGTGGCTACTTCGTTGCCAAGGGCCAGATCATCCATGCGGTGTTTGCCGAGCCCGGCCTGGTGGATTGGTTTACCCATTACAAGGCCAGGGGCAGCAATCTTGCCAGCGATGCCCAATATCAGCGCATAGTGCAGTACTTCAGATATTTTTCCGACAAGGATGCCGATATCAAGTCGGTATTCTTTGGCTCTGCCAATACCTTTGAATATTTCGACCTCAATGGCCGTTACGATGGCGACCCCAATTACTACACCAACAAGCGTCCCTGGTGGCAGGAAGCTCTGGACAAGGGCGGTCTGTTTGTGGGCGACCCGGCTGTCGATGCCAATGATGGCTCTATCTCGGCAACGGTAAAAACGCCGGTTTATGGTGCCAACGGCCAGTTGTTGGGTATTGGCGGCATGGACATTCTTATCGATACCATTGGCAAGTCGCTGCTGGCACCCATTAAATATCAGGGTTCTGGCCAGGCGTTTCTGATGACTGGCGATGGCAAGCTGGTGTACTTCCCCGGATTTAACGAGAGCTTTCCTCCTGGCTCAGCCATTCAAAAGGTCGACAATAATGGCAGCGAAGGTTTCACTGCCCTTGGCCAGCTGATGCAGCGTCAATCAAGTGGATTTACCGATGTGGTCTATCAGGGGAATCCCCAACGCGTGGCCTTCGTTGAAGTGGCGGGGGACTACCCCAAACAAAAATGGCACCTGGCCTTTATGCTTCCCCACGAGGTGATTGAGGCGCCGGTGCGCGATGCATTCTGGAATGCCTGCCTGATGTCCCTGGGTATCATCCTCCTGGTGGGCGTGACCGTTTGGCTGTTGCTACTCCCGCTTCGCAGGCAGCTCAAGTCGCTGCTCGGTGCCATGGACAACATGGCCAGTGGTGAGGGTGATTTGTCCCGCCGTATCGACATTCAGCGGGAAGACGAGCTGGGACTCATGGCCGATGCCTTCAATCGGTTTGCGGCCAAGGTACAACAAATGCTGCGCCAGACCCGCGACCTGACCCGTGACGTGGATGACGGCATTGTCGAAGCCCGTAAAATTTGTGATGTGGCTGTTGGCGCCGTTTCCAGGCAAAAGGCACAAATCGACTCGGTAGCGGCCGCCGCTATCGAAATGGCTCACACCAGTCAGGAAATGGCTGCCAGTGCGCAGCGGACGGCTGACTTTGCCGAAACTGCCCAGACACAGGCCGATGACGGCAAACAAATAGTCGCTGAGGCTACCACCGGCATAGAAACCCTCTCATCCAGGGTGATAGAAGCCGCGGCAGTGATAAAAGATCTCAGGGGCAGCTCAGAAAAAATTGGTGAAGTACTCAGCGTTATCCGTAACATTGCCGAGCAAACCAACCTGCTGGCGCTTAACGCCGCCATTGAAGCCGCCAGGGCCGGAGAGCAGGGACGGGGTTTTGCCGTGGTGGCCGATGAGGTGCGCACCCTGGCGTCCCGTACTCAGGATTCTACCGCCAACATTCAGGGCATCATCCAGCGCTTGCAACAAAGTGCCATGGAGGCTGAATCCGTGATGGAGGCAGGCGTGAACGACGCCAAGCGTGGGCAATTGCTTACCAGTCAGGTGCAGGATTCACTTGGCAAGATCACCGATGCCATTGGCGCCATATTGCAGCAAACCACTGAAATTACCGTGGCCATCGGCCAGCAGGCGGTGGTGGCCGATGAGGTGGCGCAGAACGTGGAAAATGTGCGCGGACTGTCCGATGACTCCCATTCTGCCAGTCAGGAATTGGCGGGCAGCCTCAAGGCATTTGAGCAGCTCACCCACGCACTGTCCGGCAATATCTCGCAGTTCCGGGTGTAA